From Hippea alviniae EP5-r, the proteins below share one genomic window:
- a CDS encoding flagellar biosynthetic protein FliR, which produces MNELITYTASFYGNFVVFLFILLRVSAIIVFAPVFSSMSIPPQVKMAFCFVFAAVIFPVVEPFINIHQLTALSLFAITVREILLATLLALTIHLIWSGIELGAQLVGYNMGFSIANVLSPEENTQISILAEFESIFAILVFLAVDGHYEFIKAMVLSFKVMPIGSFALNEPVMNIFIKLVSMLFSVAFSVLAPVIIALFITQVVFGLIARTMPQINIMIVAFPLNIAVGFLVLGAAFTFAANTIVAYYNEAFKYIYAILKVG; this is translated from the coding sequence ATGAACGAACTCATAACATACACAGCTTCGTTTTATGGGAACTTTGTTGTATTTTTGTTTATACTTTTAAGGGTTTCTGCGATAATAGTTTTTGCTCCTGTCTTCTCGTCTATGTCCATACCACCACAGGTAAAGATGGCGTTTTGTTTTGTCTTTGCGGCTGTTATATTTCCCGTCGTGGAGCCATTTATTAATATACACCAGCTGACGGCACTCTCACTTTTTGCTATTACGGTTAGAGAGATTCTGCTTGCTACACTGCTGGCTTTGACTATACATCTTATCTGGAGCGGAATAGAGCTCGGCGCTCAGCTTGTCGGATATAATATGGGTTTTTCTATAGCAAATGTCTTAAGTCCCGAAGAGAATACTCAAATATCGATACTCGCAGAGTTTGAAAGCATTTTTGCCATACTTGTATTTTTAGCAGTAGATGGACATTACGAGTTTATAAAAGCGATGGTATTGAGTTTTAAAGTTATGCCCATAGGAAGTTTTGCTCTTAACGAGCCTGTTATGAATATTTTTATCAAGCTTGTCTCTATGCTGTTTTCTGTAGCCTTTAGTGTTCTTGCACCAGTTATAATTGCCCTATTCATTACTCAAGTCGTATTTGGATTAATAGCCAGAACAATGCCACAGATAAACATAATGATTGTGGCATTTCCGTTGAACATAGCTGTTGGTTTTTTAGTGCTTGGTGCTGCATTCACTTTTGCAGCAAACACGATTGTGGCTTATTACAATGAAGCTTTTAAATACATTTATGCCATTTTAAAGGTGGGATAG
- the fliP gene encoding flagellar type III secretion system pore protein FliP (The bacterial flagellar biogenesis protein FliP forms a type III secretion system (T3SS)-type pore required for flagellar assembly.) has protein sequence MKKISIIVIILLILPTLTLAADVVAPSINITLPATNNPTTIAESIKILILLTVLALAPSILVMMTSFTRIIIVLAILRQALGTQQMPPNQILIGIALFLTFFIMTPQIKSIYYNAYLPLEKNEITLEDAYYKATKPLKEFMLKQTRQKDLALFLRIGHLPNPKNPQDLSMSVVIPAFIISELKTAFEIGFMIYIPFLIIDMIVSSILMSMGMMMLPPIMISLPFKLLIFVLADGWNLVVMSLFKSFAR, from the coding sequence ATGAAAAAGATTAGCATAATTGTTATCATACTTCTTATTCTGCCAACCTTAACATTAGCGGCGGATGTTGTGGCACCTTCAATAAATATAACTCTTCCTGCAACGAACAATCCAACAACCATAGCAGAATCGATAAAAATACTGATTCTGCTTACAGTTCTCGCACTTGCACCTTCAATCCTTGTTATGATGACATCTTTTACAAGGATTATTATCGTCCTTGCAATACTAAGACAGGCTCTTGGAACACAGCAGATGCCACCGAATCAAATACTTATAGGCATTGCACTCTTTTTGACATTTTTCATAATGACACCGCAGATAAAGTCTATCTATTACAACGCCTACCTGCCACTTGAAAAGAACGAGATAACACTTGAAGATGCTTACTACAAAGCAACAAAACCATTAAAGGAGTTTATGCTTAAACAGACAAGGCAGAAAGATTTGGCTCTCTTTTTGAGAATCGGGCATCTGCCAAACCCAAAAAATCCACAGGACTTATCAATGAGTGTCGTTATACCTGCATTTATAATAAGTGAGCTGAAAACAGCCTTTGAGATAGGGTTCATGATATACATTCCATTCCTTATCATAGATATGATAGTCTCAAGCATACTCATGAGTATGGGAATGATGATGTTGCCGCCGATTATGATATCTTTACCTTTTAAGCTGCTCATATTTGTTCTGGCTGATGGGTGGAATCTTGTTGTAATGTCTCTATTTAAAAGCTTTGCGAGGTAA
- the dcd gene encoding dCTP deaminase produces the protein MSIKNDRWIIEMAKKGMIEPFADRQVRESVISYGVSSYGYDMRIADEFKIFTNVNNTIVDPKDFTEKNYVDFKGDVCIIPPNSFVLARSVEYFRIPRNILTICVGKSTYARCGLIVNVTPFEPEWEGYVTIEISNSTPIPAKVYAFEGIAQVLFFEADEECLVSYADKKGKYQKQMGLTPPKL, from the coding sequence ATGAGCATCAAAAATGACCGCTGGATTATAGAGATGGCAAAAAAGGGCATGATAGAGCCCTTTGCAGACAGGCAGGTCAGAGAAAGTGTCATCTCTTATGGTGTAAGTTCGTATGGCTATGATATGCGTATAGCTGATGAGTTTAAAATTTTTACCAATGTGAATAATACGATTGTTGACCCTAAGGATTTTACGGAAAAGAACTATGTTGATTTTAAAGGTGATGTGTGTATCATACCACCAAACAGCTTTGTTTTGGCACGAAGTGTTGAGTACTTTAGAATCCCGCGAAATATACTTACAATATGCGTTGGTAAGTCAACCTATGCAAGATGCGGGCTCATTGTTAATGTAACGCCATTTGAACCAGAGTGGGAAGGTTATGTAACCATAGAGATATCAAACTCAACGCCAATTCCGGCAAAGGTTTATGCATTTGAAGGCATAGCTCAGGTGCTGTTTTTTGAAGCAGATGAAGAGTGTCTTGTAAGTTATGCAGACAAAAAAGGCAAATATCAAAAGCAGATGGGTTTAACACCGCCAAAACTATAA
- a CDS encoding YebC/PmpR family DNA-binding transcriptional regulator: MSGHNKWSTIKHKKAKEDAKRGAIFTKLIKEITIAAKLGGGNPENNPRLRMAIEKAKEANMPKQNIEKAIKKGTGELPGVTYEDVVYEGYGPGGVAMIIEATTDNRQRTTASIRHLLNKFGGSLGETGCVSWMFDYVGYMTFDKNTTDEEALFEAALEAGATDVRENEEDGVYEVITEVKEFMAVKDALEEKGFKPQTAELTRIPQTTVKLEGEKAISMLKLMSALEDDDDVSHVYANFDISDEIMEKFEQ, translated from the coding sequence ATGTCCGGACACAATAAATGGAGCACAATAAAACATAAAAAGGCAAAAGAAGATGCAAAAAGAGGAGCGATATTCACAAAACTAATAAAAGAGATAACAATTGCGGCAAAATTGGGTGGTGGCAACCCAGAGAACAACCCAAGACTCAGGATGGCTATAGAGAAGGCAAAAGAAGCAAATATGCCAAAACAGAACATAGAAAAAGCTATAAAGAAGGGAACAGGCGAATTACCGGGTGTAACTTATGAAGATGTCGTGTATGAAGGATATGGGCCAGGTGGAGTTGCAATGATAATTGAAGCAACAACGGACAATAGACAGAGAACAACGGCAAGCATAAGGCATCTTTTGAATAAATTCGGTGGAAGTTTGGGTGAAACTGGCTGCGTATCGTGGATGTTTGACTATGTTGGATATATGACATTCGATAAGAACACAACAGATGAAGAAGCCCTGTTTGAAGCAGCTTTAGAAGCAGGTGCAACAGATGTTAGAGAGAACGAAGAAGACGGTGTTTATGAAGTTATAACAGAAGTCAAAGAGTTTATGGCAGTAAAAGACGCTTTAGAAGAAAAGGGATTCAAACCACAAACTGCAGAACTTACAAGAATCCCACAAACAACCGTTAAATTAGAAGGTGAGAAAGCGATAAGTATGTTAAAGCTTATGAGCGCTTTAGAAGATGACGACGATGTTTCTCATGTTTATGCAAACTTCGACATCTCTGATGAGATAATGGAAAAGTTTGAGCAGTAA
- a CDS encoding NAD(P)H-dependent glycerol-3-phosphate dehydrogenase: protein MLRVGVVGAGSWGSAISILLAKNGHNVSLYVREEEIRESIKRKRVNPVYLPNVEFPKNIEALGDINETVRDKDFIVFVVPVKYLRATVEQIKEKILSPVISLSKGMENETFCRPSQIIENTLKIEKIAALSGPNFALEVAKGLPTATVVASKKKETAEFFQKAFSCETFRVYTSNDIVGVEICGALKNIMAIAAGISDGLKLGHNARASLITRGLAEIMRFGKVFDAKRETFMGLAGIGDLMLTATGNLSRNRRVGLELAENKSKEEILNSMKMVPEGINTTKSVYEFAQRNDIEMPITSEIYKILFENKNPKEALRDLMNRPLKEENYLL from the coding sequence ATGCTTAGAGTTGGAGTAGTAGGTGCAGGAAGTTGGGGAAGTGCTATATCGATTCTACTTGCAAAAAATGGGCATAATGTTTCCCTTTATGTAAGGGAAGAAGAGATAAGAGAAAGTATAAAGAGAAAAAGGGTTAATCCTGTATATCTTCCGAATGTTGAGTTCCCAAAAAATATAGAAGCTTTAGGCGATATAAACGAAACGGTTAGGGATAAGGATTTTATTGTATTTGTTGTGCCTGTTAAATATTTAAGAGCTACAGTTGAACAGATTAAGGAAAAAATATTATCACCTGTAATATCTTTAAGCAAAGGCATGGAGAATGAGACATTCTGCAGACCTTCTCAGATAATAGAAAATACTCTCAAGATAGAAAAGATTGCGGCATTAAGTGGGCCGAATTTTGCACTTGAAGTGGCAAAAGGTCTGCCAACGGCAACGGTTGTAGCATCAAAAAAGAAGGAAACTGCTGAGTTTTTCCAGAAGGCTTTTAGTTGTGAGACATTCAGGGTATATACTTCTAATGACATAGTCGGAGTTGAGATTTGCGGTGCGCTGAAGAACATTATGGCTATAGCAGCGGGAATAAGCGATGGTCTGAAGCTTGGACACAATGCAAGAGCAAGCCTAATAACAAGAGGGCTTGCCGAAATAATGCGCTTTGGAAAGGTTTTTGACGCAAAAAGAGAGACATTTATGGGCCTTGCAGGGATTGGAGACCTTATGCTTACTGCAACGGGAAATTTAAGCAGAAACAGAAGGGTAGGGCTTGAGCTTGCCGAAAATAAATCCAAAGAAGAGATACTAAACTCAATGAAAATGGTGCCAGAAGGCATCAATACGACAAAATCCGTGTATGAGTTTGCTCAAAGGAATGATATAGAGATGCCAATTACAAGTGAGATTTACAAGATACTTTTTGAGAATAAAAACCCGAAAGAAGCATTAAGAGACTTGATGAACAGACCTTTAAAAGAAGAAAACTATTTACTTTAG
- the fliO gene encoding flagellar biosynthetic protein FliO: protein MRYILFFLFFIPSLAFADTNVDYFGYTLKAFGSLVLVLGIIFVFFYLTKRLNSLSRASNSRIKMKSRLYLDNKHYLSIVEIDKREFLIGVGENVNLLKELKNEKD, encoded by the coding sequence ATGAGATATATCCTTTTTTTTCTCTTTTTTATCCCTTCTTTAGCCTTTGCAGATACTAATGTGGATTACTTTGGTTATACACTTAAGGCATTTGGCAGTCTCGTTTTAGTCTTGGGTATTATCTTTGTCTTTTTTTACCTTACAAAAAGATTAAACTCTTTAAGCAGGGCTTCCAATTCAAGAATAAAGATGAAAAGCAGGCTGTATTTAGATAACAAGCACTATCTCTCCATCGTCGAAATAGACAAAAGAGAGTTTCTGATAGGTGTCGGTGAAAATGTAAATTTATTGAAAGAGTTGAAAAATGAAAAAGATTAG
- the flhB gene encoding flagellar biosynthesis protein FlhB, whose amino-acid sequence MPDEEKTEPATPKRRQEAREEGRVAKSIELNTAFLILTSIIFFYFNADKVATSLKESLIYFFSLASNFEINLDSVFFLFKTSFDLMLKILLPFFIVMIIISFFVNVIQVGFHITPKVLEIKFDKINPVNGLKNLFSLRSFGELIKSLLKAGVMTYILWIFIKHNIPVWLEVSGQPTNVVFLTLLKSAFLIVIYILIFIVFVAILDYLFQRYTFEKSIMMTKQEVKDEYKQMEGDPKVKQKIRSMQMEMARRRMMEEAKKADVVITNPTHYAVALKYDSNSMTAPKVVAKGINLIAEKIKQIAKENDIPIVEKPELARELYMKVNIDKEIPEELYKAVAEILAYVYRLKRAS is encoded by the coding sequence ATGCCTGACGAAGAAAAAACCGAACCTGCGACCCCCAAACGGAGACAAGAAGCACGAGAAGAAGGTAGGGTCGCCAAGTCCATAGAACTAAACACAGCGTTTTTGATACTAACATCGATAATATTTTTTTACTTTAACGCCGATAAAGTTGCAACATCCCTAAAAGAGTCGCTCATTTACTTTTTTAGTCTTGCTTCAAACTTTGAGATAAACTTAGATAGCGTCTTTTTTCTTTTTAAAACATCGTTTGACTTGATGTTGAAGATACTTTTACCTTTCTTTATCGTGATGATAATCATATCTTTCTTCGTAAATGTTATTCAGGTGGGTTTTCACATTACACCAAAGGTTCTTGAGATTAAATTCGACAAGATAAATCCCGTAAATGGGCTTAAAAATCTCTTCTCTTTGCGTTCGTTTGGAGAACTAATAAAATCTCTTCTGAAAGCAGGCGTAATGACATACATACTCTGGATATTTATAAAGCATAACATACCCGTGTGGCTTGAAGTATCCGGCCAGCCGACCAATGTCGTATTCTTGACACTACTTAAAAGCGCATTTTTAATAGTGATATACATACTCATTTTTATAGTTTTTGTCGCAATTTTAGATTATCTGTTTCAAAGATACACATTTGAAAAAAGCATAATGATGACAAAACAGGAAGTAAAAGACGAATACAAGCAAATGGAAGGTGACCCCAAGGTCAAGCAAAAAATAAGAAGTATGCAGATGGAGATGGCAAGAAGGAGAATGATGGAAGAAGCAAAAAAAGCCGATGTTGTAATAACAAATCCAACACATTATGCCGTCGCTTTAAAATACGATTCAAACTCAATGACTGCACCAAAGGTTGTGGCAAAAGGCATCAATCTTATAGCTGAAAAAATCAAACAGATAGCAAAAGAGAACGATATACCAATCGTGGAAAAACCAGAGCTTGCAAGAGAGCTGTATATGAAGGTAAATATAGACAAAGAGATACCCGAAGAGCTTTATAAGGCTGTGGCAGAGATATTAGCGTATGTTTATAGACTAAAAAGGGCTTCTTGA
- the fliD gene encoding flagellar filament capping protein FliD yields MDLGSFTVLGLGSGMDLQGLIDKLVKADSQPLLMAQAQKVQYQTYEKNFDTLENKLITLMTDANKMISDFTLQSATVSDEDMAEVNITGSPTSGVHNITVNSLAQGQTWVSNEDVSSLDNSITTTGGKFVYKIGDKEYSIDLDNNVLSSTPTSLNEFINAINNNGSGLQASVIFDGTGYKVVLKTPEGTNNDLTIVQNDTNLTFGDGNGGTSPAVDSSDADLTIDGISVTSHSNTLNDYIPGLSVELKKTGSFSIYINTDYSKLTTDMQNIVKDYNDVMKYIKDNSNYDDQTNVADAFFCNSTIEGIENRLSDILIGSYGNSNSKYTSLVDIGINLKKDGTMEFDSSKFLDALRDDFKDVKAMMVETSTGANDGVLSVLHDTINNMTSTNGSIELQKQYISNKIDSLNSQIETMQKQLDQERTMLTLTFAQMDEYIGMLKNQSSYMENIFDSMEKKK; encoded by the coding sequence ATGGACCTTGGCTCTTTTACCGTTTTAGGTTTAGGTAGTGGAATGGACCTACAGGGTCTTATAGATAAATTGGTAAAAGCCGACAGCCAACCACTCTTAATGGCTCAGGCTCAAAAGGTTCAATATCAAACATACGAGAAAAACTTTGATACCTTAGAGAATAAACTGATTACTCTAATGACCGATGCAAATAAAATGATTAGTGATTTCACTCTTCAGAGTGCAACAGTTAGCGATGAAGACATGGCTGAAGTTAACATAACAGGCAGTCCAACAAGTGGAGTTCACAATATTACTGTTAACAGTTTAGCTCAAGGCCAAACATGGGTATCGAATGAAGATGTTAGTTCACTTGATAATTCTATAACAACTACGGGTGGTAAATTTGTTTACAAGATAGGTGATAAGGAATATTCAATTGATTTAGACAACAATGTTCTGAGTTCTACTCCAACATCACTAAACGAATTCATAAACGCTATAAATAACAACGGTTCTGGTCTTCAGGCGAGTGTGATATTTGACGGAACGGGATACAAAGTTGTTCTTAAAACGCCCGAAGGAACTAACAACGATTTAACAATAGTTCAAAACGATACAAACTTAACCTTTGGCGATGGCAACGGTGGAACATCACCAGCCGTTGACTCATCAGATGCTGACTTAACAATAGATGGTATATCCGTAACTTCACACTCTAATACGCTAAATGATTACATCCCGGGATTAAGTGTAGAATTAAAAAAGACAGGCTCCTTTTCCATTTACATAAATACAGACTACTCAAAACTAACTACAGATATGCAAAATATTGTGAAAGATTATAACGATGTTATGAAATACATAAAAGACAATTCAAATTATGACGATCAAACCAATGTTGCTGATGCATTTTTCTGTAATAGCACTATCGAAGGCATAGAAAACAGATTGAGTGATATACTTATAGGTTCCTATGGAAATAGCAATTCCAAATATACATCTCTCGTAGATATAGGAATAAATTTAAAGAAAGATGGAACAATGGAATTTGATTCATCAAAGTTCTTAGACGCCTTAAGAGATGACTTTAAAGATGTAAAAGCAATGATGGTTGAGACTTCAACAGGAGCAAACGACGGAGTTTTAAGTGTTTTGCATGACACAATAAACAATATGACAAGTACAAATGGCTCAATAGAATTACAGAAGCAATATATATCAAATAAGATAGATAGTCTAAATTCTCAAATTGAGACTATGCAAAAACAATTAGACCAAGAAAGAACAATGTTAACTTTGACATTTGCACAAATGGACGAGTATATAGGAATGCTAAAAAACCAAAGCAGCTATATGGAAAATATCTTTGATAGCATGGAAAAGAAAAAGTAA
- a CDS encoding FliM/FliN family flagellar motor switch protein: protein MSKEIKERFALYFDIPLKLVFDLASTKVTVRDLLKWKEGDIIETNKMAGEYININIQDKPLGTGEVIVLDNRFAIRITTIYSKEDLMELNVR from the coding sequence ATGAGCAAAGAGATTAAAGAGAGGTTTGCGTTATATTTTGATATACCGTTAAAGCTTGTATTCGACCTTGCAAGCACAAAGGTAACCGTAAGAGACCTTCTCAAGTGGAAAGAAGGAGATATTATAGAAACCAACAAAATGGCAGGTGAATACATAAATATAAACATTCAGGATAAACCACTCGGAACAGGAGAGGTAATCGTTTTAGATAACAGATTTGCAATAAGAATAACCACAATATACTCAAAAGAAGACTTAATGGAATTAAATGTGAGATGA
- a CDS encoding flagellar basal body-associated FliL family protein, with protein MAKDKEETQEQEGGKKKGKGKLLIIVIAIVVLIVAGVAVKMFVFGGKKETPKKAKTEHAQQQETQQEETPEPAPEPTYGDTTNLSHLTPVEIGPIIVNLADVGGDRYLKIKLVLLEAKREAKKEEKEGEKTGISLEDAIVRDTIISIISSKTSDDLLSVSGKEELKNELISAINQALHRNLVRKIYFLTFIIQ; from the coding sequence ATGGCAAAGGATAAAGAAGAAACCCAAGAGCAGGAAGGTGGCAAGAAAAAGGGTAAAGGCAAGCTTCTTATTATAGTCATAGCCATTGTAGTATTAATAGTAGCTGGCGTTGCCGTTAAAATGTTCGTATTTGGTGGAAAGAAAGAGACACCAAAAAAGGCAAAAACAGAACATGCACAACAACAAGAAACTCAGCAAGAAGAAACCCCAGAACCAGCACCAGAACCAACATATGGAGATACCACAAATTTGTCTCACTTGACACCTGTCGAGATAGGTCCAATCATTGTAAACCTCGCTGATGTCGGCGGAGATAGATACCTAAAGATTAAACTTGTTCTTCTTGAAGCAAAAAGAGAAGCTAAAAAGGAAGAAAAAGAAGGTGAAAAGACGGGAATATCGCTTGAGGATGCTATCGTAAGGGATACGATTATCTCTATTATCTCATCTAAGACATCAGATGATTTACTCTCTGTATCAGGAAAAGAAGAGTTAAAAAACGAACTGATAAGTGCAATAAATCAGGCTTTGCATAGAAATCTTGTTAGGAAAATTTACTTCTTAACATTCATAATACAATGA
- a CDS encoding PaaI family thioesterase, translating into MNLERIKAFLSENDRFGKLIDTKLVDVKEGYAKAVVKVKKEHLNAAFVAQGGLLFSLADFAFAAAANSYGRVALAINGQISFLKPAKEGDTLTAEAKEISRSLKVAVYRVDILNDKQELIATFTGTAYFKDKQF; encoded by the coding sequence ATGAACTTAGAAAGAATAAAGGCTTTTCTTTCTGAAAATGACAGGTTTGGCAAGCTTATAGATACAAAGCTTGTTGATGTTAAAGAAGGTTATGCAAAAGCTGTTGTGAAGGTTAAAAAGGAGCATCTAAACGCCGCCTTTGTGGCTCAAGGCGGCTTACTTTTTTCTCTTGCCGATTTCGCTTTTGCAGCAGCTGCAAACTCTTACGGCAGAGTTGCCCTTGCCATTAACGGACAGATATCATTTCTAAAACCCGCAAAAGAAGGCGACACCCTAACAGCCGAAGCAAAAGAGATAAGCAGAAGCTTAAAAGTGGCAGTATATAGAGTGGACATATTAAACGATAAGCAGGAGCTGATAGCAACATTCACAGGCACAGCATACTTTAAAGATAAGCAGTTTTAA
- a CDS encoding glycosyltransferase family 4 protein codes for MKIVVFYKSYQKYGGQEKVVYEFTHYLAKKGYDVVVYSYKIKDFPEIDGITLKKVNLFVPHGAVKTLLFAIFSYVKAKSLKKEDNSICIFGFGKTFYQDIYRSGGGVHKYYFKRAALKYVSKTGRFFYKLRKYLSLYHWINIFIEYLTFRVKKPRLIIAPSEFVKKQIVDCFGFDEDKIVILRNGVNLNRFKPSNKSEAKKRFGIKNEFVFCFVSTNHRLKGLQYLLYAVKSLKESGLNFKLLIAGNGSDRFFLKVVKKLKIEDVVIWFGKVKEIEIVYNASDVLIYPTLFDVSSNVVLEAMACGVVPVSSIYNGTSEIIVEGKNGFLINDPTNPKEIEDKMKRAINSDINTLSKNAYKTISSYPSGSVFDKIIEILDSSC; via the coding sequence ATGAAGATAGTTGTTTTTTATAAATCTTATCAGAAATATGGCGGTCAGGAGAAGGTTGTTTATGAGTTTACGCATTATCTTGCAAAGAAAGGGTATGATGTTGTCGTTTATTCATACAAAATTAAAGATTTTCCAGAGATTGACGGCATAACCCTTAAAAAGGTTAATCTTTTTGTGCCACATGGTGCAGTAAAAACTCTTCTTTTTGCGATTTTTTCGTATGTGAAGGCAAAAAGCCTAAAAAAAGAAGATAATAGTATCTGTATATTTGGTTTTGGAAAAACATTTTATCAGGATATTTACAGATCTGGCGGCGGTGTTCACAAATACTATTTTAAAAGGGCAGCTTTAAAGTATGTCTCTAAAACTGGCAGGTTTTTCTATAAACTTAGAAAGTATCTTTCACTTTATCATTGGATAAATATATTTATAGAGTATCTAACTTTCAGGGTAAAAAAACCAAGATTAATAATAGCACCATCTGAGTTTGTTAAAAAACAGATAGTTGACTGCTTTGGATTTGATGAAGATAAAATCGTTATCCTGAGAAACGGTGTTAATTTGAACCGATTTAAACCTTCTAATAAGAGTGAAGCAAAAAAGAGATTTGGCATTAAAAATGAGTTTGTTTTCTGCTTTGTATCGACGAACCATAGATTAAAAGGGCTTCAATATTTGCTTTACGCTGTTAAATCACTCAAGGAGAGTGGCCTTAATTTTAAGCTTCTTATAGCTGGCAATGGTTCTGATAGATTTTTCTTAAAAGTGGTCAAGAAACTTAAAATAGAAGATGTGGTAATATGGTTTGGCAAAGTAAAAGAGATAGAGATTGTATATAATGCGTCTGATGTGCTTATTTACCCTACCCTTTTTGATGTTAGTTCCAATGTTGTGTTGGAAGCTATGGCATGTGGGGTTGTGCCAGTATCAAGCATTTATAACGGAACAAGTGAGATTATTGTTGAAGGCAAGAATGGTTTTCTTATAAATGACCCTACAAACCCAAAAGAGATAGAAGATAAGATGAAAAGAGCTATCAATAGCGATATTAATACACTTTCAAAGAATGCTTATAAAACAATCTCTTCTTACCCTTCTGGTTCTGTTTTTGATAAAATTATAGAAATCTTGGATTCAAGTTGCTAA
- a CDS encoding flagellar protein FlaG, with translation MSAGINKIPDQTANLQSNINKQQQRTTQHVSQQTKIEQINTKIQQNQTTKKAQKLPSPKELKKIIDKINENVNRLNKEVKFVYNDTLKSLIVKVIDEKTGKVIREIPPQEVVNLQKKLSEIVGIIFDSKEVEK, from the coding sequence ATGTCGGCGGGAATCAATAAAATTCCAGACCAGACAGCAAACTTACAAAGCAACATTAACAAACAACAGCAAAGAACAACTCAACACGTAAGCCAGCAAACAAAAATAGAGCAAATAAATACAAAAATTCAACAAAACCAAACAACAAAAAAAGCTCAAAAACTACCATCGCCTAAGGAACTTAAAAAAATCATAGACAAGATAAATGAAAATGTTAATCGATTAAACAAAGAAGTTAAATTTGTTTACAATGATACTTTAAAATCTCTCATCGTTAAAGTTATAGACGAAAAAACAGGAAAAGTTATAAGAGAAATACCACCTCAAGAAGTTGTAAACCTTCAGAAAAAATTATCTGAGATTGTAGGAATTATATTTGATAGCAAGGAGGTAGAAAAATGA
- the fliS gene encoding flagellar export chaperone FliS — MTANEAYNTYKNMMINTTVDKLQIVAMLYEGALGFARNVIEAAKSKKEEEFVDNLNRVIGILLALRDSLDTTQDKETVAFLTGLYNFLLEKAIKAVDEFDEEDFSTVVRYLAKMHEIWTTQVMGNNEDE, encoded by the coding sequence ATGACAGCAAATGAAGCTTATAACACTTACAAAAACATGATGATAAATACAACGGTGGATAAACTCCAAATTGTAGCAATGCTGTATGAAGGTGCATTAGGGTTTGCAAGAAATGTTATCGAAGCTGCAAAATCCAAAAAAGAAGAAGAGTTCGTTGACAATTTAAACAGAGTCATAGGGATTCTACTTGCATTAAGGGACTCTCTTGATACAACCCAGGATAAAGAGACTGTTGCCTTTTTAACAGGCCTTTATAACTTTCTGCTTGAGAAGGCGATAAAAGCTGTGGATGAGTTTGACGAAGAAGATTTCTCAACCGTTGTAAGATACCTTGCAAAGATGCATGAGATATGGACAACGCAGGTTATGGGAAATAACGAAGATGAGTAA
- the fliQ gene encoding flagellar biosynthesis protein FliQ yields the protein MDITTVVAIGKEAMKITMLLSMPILIVSLIAGLLVSIFQAVTQIQEMTLTFIPKIIATAVALIFLAPWMTKLMVNYVVQLYSSIPAIIK from the coding sequence ATGGACATAACAACGGTTGTTGCAATAGGCAAAGAAGCGATGAAGATAACAATGCTTTTGTCAATGCCTATTTTGATTGTCAGTCTTATAGCAGGTTTATTAGTCAGCATATTCCAAGCTGTTACGCAGATTCAAGAAATGACATTAACATTCATTCCAAAGATAATTGCAACAGCGGTGGCTTTAATCTTTTTGGCTCCTTGGATGACAAAGCTTATGGTTAACTATGTTGTTCAGCTATACTCAAGCATACCAGCAATAATTAAATAG